ATTTACTTGCACTATTTTAcctttgtctacttttgaagcgaaagaattgatgtctttggaaaatttctgcttcgtttttacatacaatttactcttATGGAGATCGATAGTCACTTGtaacattgtctcctctcataaaTGTTTCACCTACACTAACCAAACTTTTTGCACAATGAGCTTCAACAGAaggttaataaagtttttttcggggaatatttcgaaacaaagaggccatgtttgtcttatttttgcgtggacgtcgcgcggattttaaagctcgcgccatactagtgctcaggctgcgcacggacaatttactctagggagccaccttaaggctgacccaaattatttaggccggctgaattgattcagacgccgatcttaattccagccgaactaaattcaaaaggagaaaaatttcCATTTCGGTCAAACTACTCACAAATGATACGTTATAAtgatttatgcattaggtttggtacatgaaaagttcggcgtctgaatcaaagccgttccaaagtcgctccaaaggcgaaattcccggcctGACCGgccgaaaagaacggctgagccgttccaaattgaaacaggcgtttctaattgattcagacgccaaactttattttatttttcatgtacttaattcaaagtattaggttcggctcatgaaaagttcggcgtctgaatcggTTTACTTGAAAAATTTCCTCCCTCGACTTGCTCGCCCTCGGGACCCTTCAGACTGCGGGTAGTTTCAGAGTCAGTATACAATCATGTATATCAGTCATGAGCAGTCATAAACATAGAAGTTATCAAAATTAAGACTTAACCTAGGTTCTTTAGTAAACTTTATTGCAGAGGAACGCCTGTTGTTtcgttctattttttctttatttctgcaGAAGACAACACAGTCTCCAAACTTGAAACCGAACTCGAAGAAGTTAAAATATATCGAGATCGtgtggaacaaaagaaaagcgaATATTTCATGAAGTGTGACGCGTTagaaacacagacaaatgaacTAAAGACCAAACTGCAGAGTTCAGAATCGGAGGTGAAAAAACTATTATATAAGTGTGAGAAGTTAGAGGCACAGCTGCAACTGTTGCGGACAGCGTTACCGGACGCAAATTTGCTGGAAAATTCAAGCCAGCTCGATCAAAGGAACGGCACACTTGAAGGTTagtgctggaaaaaaaaaaaaaaaaaccttatcgCTTTATGTCATACTGGCAAATAGCggggcgaggtaaatattcctaaagccactattcaccgagattgaaaagaataattgttttagtatatacacacgaagtgatctcaacaaactCAGCTTAGAGAGGAAggttaaaaagtacgatttgattgacagatcaaattacgcgaaagtttaaaaatagatctttgtagaattttcaaacatagcaattcacaagtttatcacttcgcGAACAATAGCGTAATGGCTTTAATGGAACCGtttaaagtttgaattgtttccttacctgaaaagaaaagaagagctttgttgttttctgttgactcgccaagtttattgccgaaaaggtttgttgtttcgttcttcgcatgaagtgctgaagAAATGGCAGCGCagttcctcgaggtaagacgtcgtcttcatataacattctttttcatatttactTGAAAcatagaatttctgcaaacatttgctttcaaatttgtttgtcataaataaacttcgatttttgggccaaatttttcttgttaagaaACGCTGAGTTCGCGAAACGGCTTCtacgcgaataaacgggagttgtaaacaattcATCAACCACAAAACTCAgttacagtaaatggaaaaacgccgttttgaattctttttttttactaatgttgaatagtccgagatagcgaaacaatcagattgcttaaatcaccaagatcactgagtgtgtatatactatcagtaaaatccaactagagGTCTATTGTCAatgctgcgctctgattggttgagctactactaggctatatgttatagccctgACTAGTGGcgaaagcgcgggctttttggcggcaaaaaggattaaagtctagctttaactagctaaactttttctattctcgatatttttgaccaactagttggattttactaaaacaattattcctctcgccctcatggcttCTGAGTcaagagcccattcgggctcgaggaataattgttaaatatacaatGTACAGAAGTGTGTCTGTTATGTTTGATACTTTCCTTTACATTTATTCGTATATATTTCTAGAATGTGGGGTGTGACTCGGGAGAAAACCCTTTCGGGTAGTTTCCCCGTTAATATAGCACTCGACAAAGGATAAGATATAGTCAGGGATACCTTCTCTCCCTCATCACTAAATTGAGTACGGAATGAAAGATAGTGGTCATTCTTTGACTGATGGCTTCTTAACGATTCTGCCAAATTGTGAAAGCTTTCTCActttgttcaaaaattttctcGCTCTCTTATCAAGTAATTTCTGCGCTGTACGTTGCGAAATCCGAGGACCAGCTGTAAGCGCGGGTATGAAAAGCTGTGGAAGTGATTATAGTTTCCTCGTTACCTGGAACGTCGATATAACGTACAAACCTGTATATAACTAAGAACTCGTTACCTCATAACGAACGGAGTATAAGAAAAGTAATTGTAAAAGAAGCTCGATTTAGCGAAACCTCGTCATACCGAACAATTTTGCTAGTCacttttgtttgtatttattGTAATTCGCAAAACAATTAGACTGAGTATAAAATTACTAACACAAtagcgttttttctttctttacgcAGGACGACTGTCTGGTCTGCAAAGTTCTCGGGATAATTTTCAAGAGCCATTCGATGACTCATCGGGAAGACAGTCGCGACGAATGGAGTGTGAACGGACTTCTCGGTGTCAAAAAAGTAGAACTTCGACACGACTAAGAAACGAATTATCACAAACTAGAGAATGTAAGAACAATGAAACCTTTGCCACTCTCCTCATTTCTACTTCGTAACAGTATTGAGACTTTGACCTGACtgattaacaattattcctcgacccccaatgggctctgagtcaatagcccataagGCCGaaagctattgactcagaggccatgagggcgacaggaataattgttttagtaaaatccaactagttggtcaaaaatatcgagacaaaacaactttgagtagcaaaacgcgattcagccgccattgttttggttttcaaagccggcgcttttcgctacaagtgggctataacatatagcctagtagtagctcaatcaatcagaacgcagaattgataatagaccactagttggattttactaacattTTTTATCCGTCTTTAGTTCTCAAAAAGTGCAATGTTTGTGATCTATGAATATATGAAATCACTGAATTTTTAATTAAGAAGAAAACTTCATGCCACGAACGGTTTCCTTAGTTTTTCTTCCCGGGTTTGTTTTGCAGATAACCTCGTACTAAGCACACTTCGCTTCGCAGGCATCCGTTGCCATTAATGCGAGGTGGTGTCCACTGAAATTTTAAGTCCATTTTcaatagttatatttcttccaaGCTAACAAAACAACATTGTGTGATTCCTTATTATCTTTACATTTTCGTTTAACGTTCttctgttgtttttggtttcagATCATTTCAGGTATGAGGGAGACTTTGATACTAAAGGTGTTATTCACTACCTCGGTTTCAATGCCGGAGTCAGTATGTGGCTGAATCCTGCTCGGGTACCGTCTTCCGGAGTGAAAGTGTCCTACTGCGATGGTAATGGTCGTGGAGACCCTGAAAATATCTTGGAATATTTCACTCCCGGCAACAGCTACACTCGCTTAGGATGGTGTTTGGATTTGGGAGATTACTACACCCTAAGACCTACTGACTACACTTTGAGGCAGCTCGGATGCAATGACAGAAACTTTCTACAAAACTTTGAGCTCCTTGGTAGGCTTTGTAATGACGATGATTGGTGTGTGCTGGGCAGGCATCATCAAGTTGATTGGAGGTCGCAGCGTTTTTCACACATGTTCTCAGGAAATAAAGGCTTCTcatataaaacaaaaacgtgGTCTGTTAAAGGGGAAGTAAGAGCGTATCGTCAGTTCAAGATAGTCCAGATAAAAGACATGTCGACCAGTGTGCCAGGCACGCATGCTATGTCCCTGGCGGGTATGGAGTTATATGGAGTACTCAGTGTGCCATATTTAGACTAGAAAGAACAGCATATAACAAAGTTGCCTGGGCCTGTTTATATTTACCTTTGTTACCAGAATTCTCTCCTTCTCGCACACCTGAGAACGAGGCTGATTTACTTGACATGAGCCTGCCCGGCTAAGCGGGCTTCTAAACAATCTGTATAAAGTATTCGCAATTACATGTATGTTGTGACAACGTATTTGAAGTGTAAATAAACCTGATCAGATCAAAGCGCAGAAATCGAAAGAGTGAGCGCAGCGAGCTAGTGATATTTCTGATGAAAAAACAACTCGTGCATAAATAtagtacaaagcactttccatgtggtatggTGTTTATTCTCTATATACCGAGAATCTGCATCATTTTGcctcaattttcattttaaatcttttcttttaacgAGTGAAAGGCATTGTTCGCTTCTTTGATTGGCTAGAACATATTTGCGTACGataatttacgacatagctttttagcgggtatttctcagtatgtatgtcacgaggagccgcaagcggtgatatttttgcacggcatctggcggcacatcaaagaatttggaattgaagggcaaattcctagaatatcttcgccagttaagctagaGAAAAGGTGCTAAAAAACCTCAGGATCCTAAACAAtacgtcaatcaaaatatcacttggaccttttcgctaatgaagagctattacgcggctaagcttgaattagacatatattgaaataggaactcgtgtcaataaagtatcagaagtgagtgggaatcgctcctggttaaaaaactggttcacagggaTGTGCATCTCTTCTAGTTAAGAGAAAGGAATCAGAGCTGTTTTGCATGTAGGAACAGGTTTTCTTCGGGCTaactacaaaacttcagcttattTTACTCCTTGACATTATCAAagcgcattttgtaaagataactttttccgcttaatcagctttttttatattctattccattaatgttcaacctccctcaaaaagccaaacaatataaatgctgttgttaaaaaaaagcgttttacctgttttcgtgacttcgctacccaaagatcactatgctcaaagaacagggcaaaatttccaggagagaggcattaatttttttttcccacgaggttacaaagagaaaatgcaatgattattattaatgtaaccatcaggtatactctacccacgaggttacggacagcaaatgcagtgattattgctgaggagcgaccgtagggagcgagcagcaacataatcaggatttaagggaaatttacaaggggcgacgaattctcgaattcatcactttttaccacaatacattgcatttaaccagagtgcattgcccCACGAACAAGTCAAATAAATACACGGAGAAGTTCCCGTCGTTCGCtgcccagactcagagttttctttgtagcaaattttctacagcacggttagaggtcttaccaaatttaagacacgcaggagtctttcagatgagtacgatggttaacttggggattggatttcaattcaagagcctttgactcgtccaggtgttaaacctgacgagaagatgagtatttgctcttcgactccgcaacacggggtatatacaaattccagcttgctagaaggtgatgtgaaagtgagaaaatgtcatgccatgctattcttaagaacctgtatgagccgaaaatggatgtgattttgaccattcgcttcaaaataacaacggaaatcgagataacaaaacatatgttttgtgtcctacgttgcagacgaggacgtgtatcggcgttttgaaaagcataattatgttctttcattcattcattgccatggaatatgcgtttacattgtttttttgctgttaatagctcgattaatgcggctgacgatcatcttgccggcggaagtttcacggaaaaggaattaaattaaagacttttcccAGATTTACGTAATtagtctctgtggtgtagtggtgaggtgtagtcgcgtcgagccgatggtgccgggttcgagtcctgcCGAACTCTTTcgttccttctttcttttttttgtgttgttgtttgctATAAATAtgtagctaaataactgttacttaataaagtgcaataaacagcaagaaaattatcatgtttccagagaaaagatagtacacccTATATAAAAtgtatggataaacaatctgaatttctatcatttcctacaatttactgtgggaaaaccagagttgataaccacttgatcattttttaaacaacgttcccacgagttctttatATAGACTGagagtaattattctagtactttccaaaatgtaaataggacattcaatgtcattttcgattctttgaagtcccactgcctaactaatgccagtatcaacagaatatgccgcagcattactatcttttagataccctagttataaatgtaaccttcaggtatgttctacccacgaggttacagagagcaaatgcagtgattattattaaatgtaaccgtcaggttttattctacccacgaggttacggagagccaaatgcagtgattattattaatgtaaccatcaggtatgttctacccacgaggttacaaagagaaagtgcaatgattattattaacgtaaccttcaggtatgttttaCCCACGAGGTTTTactgcttgcggctcctcgtgacAAAAAAGACTCTCTTAGTGTAGAGAAAATTTTTTAGGTTAATATATCGATGATGCTAGAACGTTGAATTTCACCTCTCCGAAAAgctatatatttttaattaagtGATTGTTCTCATGGTACTTGTTTATGTTGATGATAAGTTATAAGTTTCTTCTCAGAATAGACACTATTAGCTACTATTATAGCTGTAGAAAAATGTGTAATATAGATAACCAGAAAGTTGGTTTTCTTATGCGGCTAAAGATCCTTGTCACGACAGACCTATAATTTAACGGTATGTCATTTAGCATATCGTTTCTGCAAGTCGTCAAATATCTGTAAATTTAAACGACCTTTCACAAGCATCTGTTAGAAGACATTCTCTTCACAACtcaataaacagtaccacaagtCAAGAGTAAAACAATATGTTTTTCGTCTCCCACCTTCTCTCAcctatatatataataataataattatagtaatagtaataataatactgaTGGTCATGATGATGATTACTAATAGTAACAAGATTCAAAAATAAATCTAAGAAAGATGACATAAACTTCACTGAGCAAGAGGAAAGGAGAGGAAAAATGATTGCAGGAGTTAATTAATTTTCTCAGTCCTAATACTAACGGCATTCTAAGTAGTAAGAGGGCGGGTGTTTTTTTTAACCCTCGGACATACAAGAGGGGGAACGGGTAGATGGTAGAtgccaacccccctcccccccgccccactATGACGTTTCCAGTAGCTGTTCGATTTGAGAAAAGTTTAGTGATGAACAGTTCCTATGGTTACGAGTTAGACGTCAAACGTAGTAGGTGGCCAGGCCATTTTAGAGCGAAAATGCacatttttcaatttgtttcaaCGATAAAAGCAATGCTTGTGGATACAATGAAGCAAAGAACTTATAAGTTATGTAATTTTACATGTGAAACGCTTAACAAATAGagtccatgttgccgtgcgtctgttcagtgatagatcacagatgacatcaaaatgtggtaaaaaaaaaaaaaaaagtggtgaGTCACTGACCCACTTAAGTTTT
The sequence above is a segment of the Porites lutea chromosome 3, jaPorLute2.1, whole genome shotgun sequence genome. Coding sequences within it:
- the LOC140931577 gene encoding uncharacterized protein, whose product is MDDKHEKVLSENWRVLRKCLEPIKLLPHLGIVLDYEDKEAIKNQKNRADQSDLLLDVLHRRGPKAFDCFVKALQKEKTQDYSAHLSKKQTENKRLEIEQENLKIQTEQLKTKLQCFEENKRLQNKRLLELEIELENFKEQTEDLKTKLRCFEEKKRLQNKRLLELEIELENFKEQTEDLKTKLRCFEEKKRLQDNTVSKLETELEEVKIYRDRVEQKKSEYFMKCDALETQTNELKTKLQSSESEVKKLLYKCEKLEAQLQLLRTALPDANLLENSSQLDQRNGTLEGRLSGLQSSRDNFQEPFDDSSGRQSRRMECERTSRCQKSRTSTRLRNELSQTREYHFRYEGDFDTKGVIHYLGFNAGVSMWLNPARVPSSGVKVSYCDGNGRGDPENILEYFTPGNSYTRLGWCLDLGDYYTLRPTDYTLRQLGCNDRNFLQNFELLGRLCNDDDWCVLGRHHQVDWRSQRFSHMFSGNKGFSYKTKTWSVKGEVRAYRQFKIVQIKDMSTSVPGTHAMSLAGMELYGVLSVPYLD